In Amblyraja radiata isolate CabotCenter1 chromosome 38, sAmbRad1.1.pri, whole genome shotgun sequence, a genomic segment contains:
- the tob2 gene encoding protein Tob2, translating into MHLEIKVALNFIISYLYNKLPRRRADLFGEELERLLKQKYEGHWYLENPLKGSGYRCVHIGETVDPIIEQAARRSGLDIDDIRANVPQELSLWIDPFEVSYQIGEKGAVKVLYMDDNESAELDKEIKSSFNPEAQVFTPITDQGNSLSNSPSPSFGNSVSPTFIPRSTQPITFTTAAFAATKFGSTKMKTGGRRMARSPTNGLIKQKGLSTSMHSLVLGSNQIPPSSLSPNAKEFVYPGSLGLYFGTENQSSSGPAPFPNAFEVPPIFNNNNLGEKAPFVEGLDFNLNTMQYPNQPFQSVVLAN; encoded by the coding sequence ATGCATTTGGAGATCAAAGTGGCTTTAAATTTCATAATCTCCTACCTGTACAACAAATTACCCCGACGACGTGCAGACCTCTTTGGGGAGGAGCTGGAGCGGCTGCTGAAACAGAAATATGAGGGCCACTGGTACCTAGAAAATCCCTTGAAAGGATCCGGCTACAGGTGTGTCCATATCGGAGAGACTGTGGATCCTATCATCGAGCAGGCGGCAAGGAGGAGTGGGTTGGATATAGATGATATTCGAGCCAATGTTCCCCAAGAATTGAGCCTTTGGATTGATCCATTCGAGGTGTCCTACCAGATTGGTGAGAAGGGGGCTGTGAAGGTCCTGTACATGGACGACAATGAGAGTGCCGAGTTGGACAAAGAAATAAAGAGCAGCTTTAACCCAGAGGCCCAAGTTTTCACACCTATCACTGACCAGGGCAACTCTTTGTCTAACTCCCCTTCTCCATCCTTTGGGAATTCGGTGAGCCCCACTTTCATCCCCAGGTCTACTCAGCCAATCACGTTCACCACTGCAGCCTTCGCTGCCACCAAATTTGGGTCCACCAAGATGAAAACTGGAGGCCGTCGAATGGCCCGCTCTCCGACCAACGGCCTGATCAAGCAGAAGGGTCTGTCGACATCCATGCACTCGCTGGTCCTCGGCAGCAACCAGATCCCaccatcctccctctctcccaatgCCAAGGAGTTTGTCTACCCGGGTTCACTCGGCTTGTACTTCGGGACTGAGAACCAGTCGTCCTCCGGGCCCGCCCCCTTCCCCAATGCCTTCGAGGTGCCGCCAATCTTCAACAACAACAACCTGGGCGAGAAAGCCCCGTTTGTGGAAGGACTCGACTTCAACTTGAATACCATGCAGTATCCTAACCAGCCATTTCAGTCTGTTGTCTTGGCAAACTAA